Proteins encoded together in one Catellatospora citrea window:
- a CDS encoding glycosyl hydrolase family 95 catalytic domain-containing protein: MRSTLIRSRSATGRRMLGVALGAVLVLASTTFVTGAQAAETNLSRGTGARAVASYQDGTLTADKAIDGNTTSRWSSDHSNDNNAWIHVDLGGTYAVTRVVLRWEAAYARAYKIQVSDNATQWQDVVSTTTGVGGTETVTVNRTTRYVRMQGVTPNTQYGYSLYEFEVYGDTVGGVTTPTFYPDPSYGGTGVGLGVGSYDLAQLQAAGIANDSVSSLRVPAGFTVTAYADGGFAGTAWTFTADNANLAGTGNNDAISSLRITNGTGGGTGAPTVARSTSHPQVYDDWENGLLAGNGKQGVIVFGNPRNDTVVFNDRDFFMARSEARPHRTFNTVSPDNLNRIRDLLLAGNYQAANQLAADVQGYSGGGEGSKHPGFKMTIQLPDSGTVRDYSRATDYASGVVSVNWTDDKGAWKRDTFVSRPDGVTVQYLPAPAGQRMNVTLGVSIDAGMNLLNKGVTYTNNSNTTFLNLRAKYASGTYNAGYEGVARIVTDGTKAMSGTNVSVTNATYVLLLSQTQRYDGTFNGGVTAETEWNRQTLQTRLSGLTTDYNTLLNRHANVHRGIFNRVSIDYGASAADRAKSNEQLLAEQKNATTPSAALYERLFYSGRYHLLASSNETAAPDLLGNWTGDSNVGWDGYYHLDANLNLQISGGNIGNMPEAMAGYFSLNKQWQNDFRTNAQKLLGTRGMLTGGNTPNGEGLISNINFDYPYQYVTGGESWLLYPFWEYYQTTGDRTFLEQQYYPLIRDMGDFYEDFLVRKDGNGKYVFAGSISPENRPAGGVPLSVNSVYDISGARFALSTLIETSRTLGRDQAKIPVWQERLDNLPPYLINSDGALAEWAWPDLANKSQYQHRHSSGLMPVWPYREITPEKNAAQFNAAKVFLQRKDGGSYENAGHGLLHGALIAANLNNAASVGAKLLRFAKDDYYYTSLATSHYNNHGVFATDVVNSVPTIMMEMLATTSPGTLELLPAVPNGLNRGSVSGIRGKSRFTIDKLDWNTDNRTARVTLTSAVDQNLTLIQRGGIQSISSSSIAIQNSPLGNIARVLPLRANQQVTVDLVFGGTSGNLALNRPALASSDSGATQSAAMAFDGDPASRWAANQNANNWLQVDLGGTCHVTGVGIQWEASYARGYRIQTSPDGQAWTDVHTQTAGDGGRDDIALNVDTRYLRMQGTQLSGQWGYSIYEMEVTGTRP; the protein is encoded by the coding sequence ATGCGCAGCACCCTGATCAGATCAAGGTCGGCCACCGGCCGGCGGATGCTCGGCGTAGCCCTGGGCGCGGTCCTCGTGCTCGCCTCGACCACGTTCGTCACCGGCGCGCAGGCCGCCGAGACGAACCTGTCGCGGGGCACGGGCGCGCGAGCCGTCGCCTCCTACCAGGACGGGACGCTGACCGCCGACAAGGCCATCGACGGCAACACCACCTCACGCTGGTCCAGCGACCACAGCAACGACAACAACGCCTGGATCCACGTCGACCTCGGCGGCACGTACGCGGTCACCCGCGTCGTGCTGCGGTGGGAGGCCGCCTACGCGCGCGCCTACAAGATCCAGGTGTCGGACAATGCGACGCAGTGGCAGGACGTCGTCTCGACCACCACGGGCGTCGGCGGCACCGAGACCGTCACCGTCAACCGGACCACTCGCTACGTGCGGATGCAGGGCGTCACGCCCAACACGCAGTACGGCTACTCGCTGTACGAGTTCGAGGTCTACGGCGACACCGTCGGCGGCGTCACCACGCCCACGTTCTACCCCGACCCGAGCTACGGCGGCACCGGCGTCGGCCTCGGCGTCGGCAGCTACGACCTGGCGCAGTTGCAGGCGGCGGGCATCGCCAACGACAGCGTCTCGTCGCTGCGCGTGCCGGCCGGGTTCACCGTCACCGCGTACGCCGACGGGGGTTTCGCCGGCACCGCCTGGACCTTCACCGCCGACAACGCCAACCTCGCCGGGACCGGCAACAACGACGCCATCTCCTCGCTGCGGATCACCAACGGCACCGGCGGCGGCACCGGCGCGCCGACCGTCGCCCGGTCGACCAGCCACCCGCAGGTCTACGACGACTGGGAGAACGGGCTGCTGGCCGGCAACGGCAAGCAGGGCGTCATCGTCTTCGGCAACCCGCGCAACGACACCGTCGTGTTCAACGACCGCGACTTCTTCATGGCCCGCAGCGAGGCCCGCCCGCACCGCACGTTCAACACCGTCAGCCCGGACAACCTCAACCGGATCCGGGACCTGCTGCTGGCCGGCAACTACCAGGCCGCCAACCAGCTCGCCGCGGACGTGCAGGGATACTCCGGCGGCGGCGAGGGCAGCAAGCACCCGGGCTTCAAGATGACGATCCAGCTGCCCGACAGCGGCACGGTCCGCGACTACTCCCGCGCCACCGACTACGCCTCCGGTGTGGTGTCGGTCAACTGGACCGACGACAAGGGCGCCTGGAAGCGCGACACGTTCGTGTCCCGGCCCGACGGCGTGACCGTGCAGTACCTGCCGGCCCCCGCCGGCCAGCGGATGAACGTCACCCTCGGCGTGTCCATCGACGCGGGCATGAACCTGCTCAACAAGGGCGTGACCTACACCAACAACTCCAACACCACGTTCCTCAACCTGCGCGCCAAGTACGCGAGCGGCACCTACAACGCCGGCTACGAGGGCGTCGCCCGGATCGTGACCGACGGCACCAAGGCGATGAGCGGCACCAACGTGTCGGTCACCAACGCCACCTATGTGCTGCTGCTGTCCCAGACGCAGCGGTACGACGGCACGTTCAACGGCGGCGTCACCGCCGAGACCGAGTGGAACCGCCAGACGCTGCAGACCAGGCTGTCGGGTCTGACCACCGACTACAACACGCTGCTCAACCGGCACGCCAACGTCCACCGGGGCATCTTCAACCGGGTCTCGATCGACTACGGCGCCAGCGCCGCGGACCGGGCCAAGTCCAACGAGCAGCTGCTCGCCGAGCAGAAGAACGCGACGACGCCGTCGGCGGCGCTGTACGAGCGGCTGTTCTACTCCGGCCGCTACCACCTGCTGGCCTCCAGCAACGAGACGGCCGCGCCCGACCTGCTCGGCAACTGGACCGGTGACAGCAACGTCGGCTGGGACGGCTACTACCACCTCGACGCCAACCTCAACCTGCAGATCTCCGGCGGCAACATCGGCAACATGCCCGAGGCGATGGCCGGCTACTTCTCGCTGAACAAGCAGTGGCAGAACGACTTCCGCACCAACGCCCAGAAGCTGCTCGGCACCCGGGGCATGCTGACCGGCGGCAACACCCCCAACGGTGAGGGCCTCATCTCGAACATCAACTTCGACTACCCCTACCAGTACGTCACCGGTGGCGAGTCCTGGCTGCTCTACCCGTTCTGGGAGTACTACCAGACCACCGGCGACCGGACCTTCCTGGAGCAGCAGTACTACCCGCTGATCCGCGACATGGGCGACTTCTACGAGGACTTCCTCGTCCGCAAGGACGGCAACGGCAAGTACGTCTTCGCCGGGTCGATCTCGCCGGAGAACCGCCCCGCCGGGGGAGTGCCGCTGTCGGTCAACTCCGTCTACGACATCTCCGGCGCCCGGTTCGCCCTGTCGACGCTGATCGAGACGAGCCGGACCCTCGGCCGTGACCAGGCCAAGATCCCCGTCTGGCAGGAGCGGCTGGACAACCTGCCGCCGTACCTCATCAACAGCGACGGCGCGCTGGCCGAGTGGGCGTGGCCCGACCTGGCCAACAAGAGCCAGTACCAGCACCGCCACTCCAGCGGCCTGATGCCGGTGTGGCCGTACCGGGAGATCACCCCGGAGAAGAACGCCGCGCAGTTCAACGCGGCGAAGGTGTTCCTGCAGCGCAAGGACGGCGGCAGCTACGAGAACGCGGGCCACGGCCTGCTGCACGGCGCGCTGATCGCGGCGAACCTGAACAACGCGGCGTCGGTCGGGGCCAAGCTGCTGCGCTTCGCCAAGGACGACTACTACTACACCAGCCTGGCGACCTCGCACTACAACAACCACGGGGTGTTCGCCACCGACGTCGTCAACTCGGTACCCACGATCATGATGGAGATGCTGGCCACGACCAGCCCCGGCACCCTGGAACTGCTGCCCGCGGTGCCGAACGGGCTCAACCGCGGCTCGGTGTCCGGCATCCGCGGCAAGAGCCGGTTCACCATCGACAAGCTGGACTGGAACACCGACAACCGCACCGCGCGGGTGACGCTGACCTCCGCCGTCGACCAGAACCTCACGCTGATCCAGCGCGGCGGCATCCAGTCGATCTCCAGCAGCAGCATCGCGATCCAGAACTCGCCGCTGGGCAACATCGCCCGGGTCCTGCCGCTGCGCGCCAACCAGCAGGTCACCGTCGACCTCGTCTTCGGCGGCACGAGCGGCAACCTGGCGCTGAACCGCCCGGCGCTGGCATCCTCCGATTCCGGCGCCACCCAGAGCGCCGCCATGGCGTTCGACGGCGACCCGGCCAGCCGCTGGGCCGCCAACCAGAACGCCAACAACTGGCTGCAGGTCGACCTCGGCGGCACGTGCCACGTGACCGGCGTCGGCATCCAGTGGGAGGCCTCGTACGCCCGGGGCTACCGGATCCAGACGTCACCGGACGGCCAGGCCTGGACCGATGTGCACACCCAGACCGCCGGCGACGGCGGCCGGGACGACATCGCCCTGAACGTCGACACCCGCTACCTGCGGATGCAGGGCACCCAGCTGTCCGGACAGTGGGGCTACTCCATCTACGAGATGGAGGTCACCGGCACCCGCCCGTAG